GAGGTCGAGGTCAATGACTTCCACTCCGTGAGACTCCATAAATGCTCGCGCACCGGGAAAAGTTCGCGATTCGCCGACAATGACTTTTGGGATTTTAAACTGCACGATGGTTCCTGCACACATGTAACAAGGCATCAGGGTCGAATAAATGACCGTATCGCGGTAACTGCCAATCCGTCCGGCGTTAAACAGGCAGTCCATTTCGCCGTGAAGGATAGGGTTTTGTTCCTGTACTCTTTTGTTGTGGCCGCGGGAAATAACCTCACCGTTTCTGACAAGTACGGAGCCAATGGGAATTCCTCCCTCATTCAGCCCGTATAGTGCCTCATCAATGGCTGCCTGCATAAATGGATCCATAACTATGGTTATTTAGTCCGTTCTGCCACTATTGGAAAGTTGTCGTACCCCGCCACGACAAAGCCGGTAAATGATTCGCCCGAAAAAGTTCCTTTAATGTCCAGATCATTGCCGGAGAAGTATAAACTCGCTTTGAGTTTGTTTTCATCATCTATGACGATATTTTTTAATTCGATTTTTGAGCCTGCGGCTTCGAGATAGCCGGTATAACCCTCTTCAGCCTGGGTTAGAACCATCACTCCTTTGTAGTCGCCCTCAGGGGTATTGGTAACACTGAAATCCCAGTTACCGGCGGCGGAGTAAGACACCGACTTTGTGCTTTTGCAGCCGGAGTATAGTGCAATTGTC
The DNA window shown above is from Bacteroidia bacterium and carries:
- a CDS encoding nucleoside deaminase; its protein translation is MDPFMQAAIDEALYGLNEGGIPIGSVLVRNGEVISRGHNKRVQEQNPILHGEMDCLFNAGRIGSYRDTVIYSTLMPCYMCAGTIVQFKIPKVIVGESRTFPGARAFMESHGVEVIDLDLAECISMMTQFIAEKPQLWNEDIGEL